Proteins encoded in a region of the Zunongwangia endophytica genome:
- a CDS encoding RagB/SusD family nutrient uptake outer membrane protein: MGKVQKLMVLILAFTMGSCSDILDKEPLSNFSAQGFYKTTSDAQAGVYGIYESLQSDYRINFAYWGEGRADAIETNHSGDPLLLSQNTLSKTMNSAQWNTLYQTISRANYAIKYVPEVSQSELGLRLVGEARALRALSYFYAVRIWGDVPLITEPYESAEQQLFVARTDKELVLDQIVEDLSFAAENCSARFGGERDRVLITQGGANALLTQVYMWRKQYENAITAADRVLDNSLYSLVSMSDWSSIFTTGFSNESIFEVGYNDIQTNALRVLYALGSDSDYFPSEKFRNSFEDGDLRQAKIYDTTAAQPRKIWKYFGEGFNDESPDPSSNNIVLVRLADIILLKAEALNELNQPEEALELLNRIRTRAGLDQLDQEGAIAAYGDVKSAILHERFIELSYEGHRWFDLVRTGTALELMQPINGLSDEANLIWPLHEDALNRNPGLEQNSFYPR; this comes from the coding sequence ATGGGAAAAGTACAAAAACTGATGGTTTTAATATTGGCCTTTACCATGGGGTCATGTTCAGATATCCTGGATAAAGAACCATTAAGCAATTTTTCGGCTCAGGGGTTTTATAAAACGACCAGTGATGCCCAGGCAGGTGTCTACGGTATTTATGAATCTTTACAGTCAGATTACCGCATCAATTTTGCCTACTGGGGTGAGGGTCGGGCAGATGCCATAGAGACAAACCATTCTGGAGATCCCTTGCTCTTGAGCCAGAATACCCTTAGTAAAACCATGAATTCAGCACAGTGGAATACCCTCTACCAGACCATAAGCCGGGCCAATTATGCTATTAAGTATGTGCCCGAAGTATCGCAATCTGAACTGGGGTTGCGTTTAGTAGGAGAGGCGCGTGCACTCAGGGCTCTTTCGTATTTTTACGCGGTACGTATTTGGGGGGATGTCCCGCTTATTACGGAGCCTTATGAAAGCGCAGAGCAACAACTTTTTGTAGCACGTACGGATAAAGAACTAGTTTTAGACCAGATCGTGGAAGACCTTAGCTTTGCAGCAGAAAACTGCAGTGCGAGATTTGGCGGTGAGCGCGACCGCGTTTTGATTACACAGGGCGGAGCCAATGCGTTGCTGACCCAGGTGTATATGTGGAGAAAACAATATGAAAATGCTATTACCGCAGCGGACCGCGTACTGGATAACAGCCTGTATTCCTTAGTAAGTATGTCCGATTGGTCTTCTATTTTCACCACCGGTTTTTCAAACGAAAGCATCTTTGAGGTAGGCTATAATGATATTCAGACAAACGCTTTACGGGTATTATATGCTCTGGGCTCCGACAGCGATTATTTTCCCAGCGAAAAATTTCGAAATTCTTTTGAAGATGGCGATTTAAGACAAGCTAAAATCTACGATACTACTGCGGCTCAGCCTCGTAAAATTTGGAAGTATTTTGGAGAAGGATTTAATGATGAGAGTCCTGATCCTTCTTCAAACAATATCGTGCTGGTGCGTCTGGCCGATATTATCCTGCTCAAGGCAGAAGCACTTAACGAATTGAATCAACCAGAAGAAGCCCTGGAACTTTTAAACCGAATCAGAACTCGAGCAGGACTTGACCAACTGGATCAGGAAGGTGCAATTGCAGCTTATGGTGATGTGAAATCAGCAATTCTTCATGAGCGATTTATCGAATTGTCTTACGAAGGACATCGCTGGTTTGACCTGGTGCGTACCGGTACAGCCCTTGAATTGATGCAGCCTATAAATGGGTTAAGTGATGAGGCAAATCTGATCTGGCCACTTCACGAAGATGCGCTCAACAGAAATCCAGGCTTGGAACAAAATTCATTTTACCCCCGGTAA
- a CDS encoding CBM96 family carbohydrate-binding protein: MKTIKRTYLLLCGAMLCLLIGCEIQENFEYQKSGTTGELGVTAWEFIQANDSLTLLESAISKANLESLYNGMDARTFIAPTNQAFKQYLATNAYASLEEVPLPILKNTLKYHIVKEVVLFTNPDLAESNNPIAYDTENGQLMFLSHNTNYQGLVNEETSKQWTIVTSNLEPKNGAIHVVSSIVYFSAPAGNLNIPDSSVKTDTIYPHHDTYINGGSSSGVNYGGDVLIKVKNVTDNGDYDRKGFLMFDLKDFDDEGVITDVKLEMAVKFTAAKGVAMNLFTSKDTLWNETSLTFDNATLPEGDPIASLTTTKISTFAFDVTDYYNSLDNKQKVSFVLDGEPGTDETDEFATKENTTHNAPILIATIASGNNVLVLQTNKGFTVQGGETFVLSNEIVEVTGADASDIIYNLEEAPLNGWLIRGADILKPGDRFTQFDVNSRNMIYISNGSGTSDGIVVSARDRAGSSLESFLLDIAIQ, from the coding sequence ATGAAAACTATTAAAAGAACTTACCTGTTACTATGCGGGGCAATGTTATGCCTGCTAATTGGTTGTGAAATTCAGGAAAATTTTGAATACCAGAAATCGGGAACCACTGGAGAATTAGGGGTGACTGCATGGGAGTTCATTCAGGCTAATGACTCTTTGACATTGCTTGAATCTGCAATAAGTAAAGCCAACCTGGAGTCTTTATATAATGGGATGGATGCAAGAACATTTATAGCTCCCACAAATCAGGCTTTCAAGCAGTATTTAGCCACTAATGCTTATGCCAGTCTGGAGGAGGTACCACTCCCTATTCTCAAAAACACACTGAAATATCATATCGTTAAAGAGGTCGTATTGTTTACGAATCCTGACCTGGCCGAAAGTAACAATCCTATAGCCTACGATACAGAAAACGGACAGCTGATGTTCTTGTCTCATAATACTAATTATCAGGGTTTAGTGAATGAAGAAACCAGTAAGCAATGGACCATTGTGACTTCTAATTTGGAACCTAAAAATGGAGCGATTCATGTGGTATCTTCTATCGTCTACTTTTCTGCCCCGGCCGGCAATTTAAATATTCCGGATTCTTCTGTAAAGACTGACACCATTTATCCGCATCATGATACCTATATCAATGGGGGGAGCAGCTCTGGGGTTAATTACGGTGGGGATGTGCTTATAAAAGTAAAAAATGTAACAGATAATGGAGATTATGACCGAAAGGGCTTTCTTATGTTTGATCTGAAAGATTTTGATGATGAGGGAGTTATTACTGATGTGAAGCTGGAAATGGCGGTGAAATTTACCGCAGCTAAAGGTGTAGCTATGAATCTTTTTACTTCTAAGGATACCCTGTGGAATGAGACAAGCCTTACCTTTGATAATGCTACCTTACCTGAAGGAGATCCAATTGCCAGTTTGACCACGACGAAGATAAGCACTTTTGCATTTGATGTCACTGACTATTATAACTCACTTGATAATAAACAAAAGGTTTCTTTTGTTCTCGATGGGGAGCCGGGTACTGATGAAACCGATGAGTTTGCCACAAAAGAAAACACCACCCATAATGCCCCTATACTTATCGCTACCATAGCCTCCGGAAATAATGTGCTGGTACTTCAAACCAATAAGGGTTTTACGGTGCAAGGCGGTGAAACCTTTGTGTTGAGCAACGAGATTGTCGAAGTCACCGGAGCTGACGCCTCAGATATTATTTACAATCTGGAGGAAGCACCGCTTAATGGCTGGCTCATCCGCGGAGCCGATATTCTTAAGCCCGGTGATCGTTTTACCCAGTTTGATGTCAACTCCCGAAATATGATATACATCAGCAACGGTTCTGGAACTAGTGACGGTATTGTAGTTTCTGCAAGAGACCGGGCAGGATCAAGCCTTGAAAGTTTTCTGCTTGATATTGCAATTCAATAA
- a CDS encoding 6-phosphogluconolactonase, with the protein MLESSKDIHVFTTAKLAGSNAGIQVERHIEELQEKKDSIRIVFAAAPSQDAMLAYLSKSERIRWDKIVAFNMDEYIGLSSEAPETFAHYLETHLFSKVKLKEKHTINAEASIEEEINRYSRLIQDAPIDIVCLGIGENGHIAFNDPPVANFNDPLILKEVNLDSSCRMQQVNDGCFSSIDAVPQRALTLTIPVLFSGERLFCVVVGEKKSQAVKDTFAGVNTWCPASILTTHKKCEFFFDTAAFKELAKVKTVYDN; encoded by the coding sequence ATGTTAGAATCCAGTAAAGATATCCATGTGTTTACTACAGCTAAGCTGGCCGGCAGCAATGCCGGTATACAAGTAGAACGTCATATCGAAGAATTACAGGAAAAAAAGGACAGCATTCGTATTGTTTTTGCAGCAGCACCCTCACAGGATGCAATGCTTGCGTATTTGTCAAAATCAGAAAGAATCCGGTGGGATAAAATTGTCGCTTTTAACATGGATGAGTATATTGGACTTTCTTCTGAGGCTCCTGAGACTTTTGCACATTATCTGGAAACCCATTTGTTTTCTAAAGTAAAGCTTAAGGAGAAGCATACCATCAATGCTGAAGCATCAATAGAGGAAGAGATTAACAGATATAGCCGTTTAATACAGGATGCACCTATAGATATCGTATGCCTGGGGATTGGTGAGAACGGGCACATCGCATTTAATGATCCCCCGGTAGCAAATTTTAACGATCCTCTTATCCTAAAAGAAGTTAACTTAGACTCTTCTTGTCGCATGCAGCAGGTTAACGACGGGTGTTTTTCTTCGATTGACGCAGTGCCACAACGTGCGCTTACCCTTACCATCCCTGTGCTTTTTAGCGGTGAGCGTTTATTTTGTGTGGTGGTAGGCGAGAAAAAGAGCCAGGCTGTAAAAGATACCTTTGCCGGGGTAAATACTTGGTGTCCGGCGTCGATTTTGACAACGCATAAAAAATGTGAATTCTTTTTTGATACAGCGGCATTTAAAGAATTAGCAAAAGTCAAAACTGTATATGATAATTAA
- a CDS encoding family 20 glycosylhydrolase, with the protein MKFPSLYHFILFVTLLFYGSSSSIAQVKQDSGFEVKGFHLDLRIQVMTPNALKAFAKELAELGMNTLVMEYEATYPFKKHATIANEYAYTRAEIEDFIKYCNNLEIEVIPLQQSLGHLEYVLRNPRYGALKEDRKDISQVCPMQIEESKKLFSELFADMAEIHNSDYIHIGGDETRLLGHCPLCQKKVEEVGTSKLFVDYMAMICKLVVDLGKKPVMWADIILKHPEAAQELPEETIFVDWNYGWKINHFGDIPQLQDQGFTFWGAPAIRSHPDNWYVTDWKTHFNNQERFIPYARNSGYEGMIMTSWSTSGVYGFTWDVDYSVVDMVQLRNTYPLSGFRILVASYAETLNTKDTVNTRDFIQKYAKERFGLSEKATDSFLEFLYSNPELIVDGKPQRSSSIDEMISYFNPIRNKLKSIKVTSYAEEFNHFKLMADLRMHYLNFKKVEVRYNDPSYSLEKAPLLLARLDELLAEAQTLNERFSKLNKGFLYDAEIEEQNHLRTQKLEVLYDRLSKLK; encoded by the coding sequence ATGAAGTTTCCATCTTTGTACCACTTTATTCTATTCGTAACGCTCTTATTTTATGGTTCCTCTAGCAGTATTGCCCAGGTTAAGCAAGATTCCGGTTTTGAGGTTAAGGGTTTTCATCTCGATCTTCGTATCCAGGTGATGACTCCCAATGCATTGAAAGCATTTGCCAAAGAGCTTGCAGAACTAGGAATGAATACCCTTGTGATGGAATATGAAGCGACCTATCCTTTTAAAAAACATGCTACAATCGCTAATGAATATGCGTATACCCGTGCCGAAATTGAAGATTTTATAAAGTATTGCAACAATCTGGAGATTGAAGTGATACCTCTTCAGCAGAGCCTGGGGCATTTGGAATACGTCCTCAGGAATCCCAGGTATGGTGCACTAAAAGAAGATCGAAAAGATATCTCTCAGGTTTGTCCCATGCAAATAGAGGAAAGCAAAAAGCTTTTTAGCGAATTGTTTGCTGATATGGCAGAAATCCATAATTCAGACTATATACATATTGGGGGTGATGAAACCAGACTTTTGGGACACTGCCCCTTATGTCAAAAAAAGGTAGAGGAGGTCGGCACCTCTAAGCTGTTTGTAGATTACATGGCTATGATTTGTAAGTTAGTCGTTGATCTGGGGAAAAAACCGGTGATGTGGGCCGATATTATTTTAAAACATCCGGAAGCTGCCCAGGAACTCCCTGAAGAGACCATTTTTGTAGACTGGAACTACGGCTGGAAAATCAACCACTTTGGAGATATTCCCCAACTTCAGGATCAGGGCTTTACTTTTTGGGGAGCCCCGGCAATACGCAGCCATCCTGATAACTGGTATGTTACTGACTGGAAAACACATTTCAACAATCAGGAACGTTTTATTCCCTACGCCCGTAACTCTGGTTATGAAGGAATGATAATGACTTCCTGGTCTACCAGTGGGGTGTATGGCTTCACATGGGACGTAGACTACAGCGTAGTAGATATGGTGCAGCTCCGTAATACCTATCCGCTTTCCGGATTTAGAATACTGGTTGCTAGCTATGCCGAGACCCTGAACACGAAAGATACCGTAAATACCCGTGATTTTATTCAGAAATATGCTAAAGAGCGTTTTGGCCTCTCTGAAAAAGCTACTGACAGTTTTTTGGAATTTCTATATAGCAATCCCGAATTGATTGTAGATGGAAAACCTCAACGAAGTTCAAGTATTGATGAAATGATAAGTTACTTTAATCCTATCAGGAATAAACTAAAAAGCATTAAGGTTACTTCCTATGCAGAAGAATTCAATCATTTTAAACTGATGGCTGATTTAAGAATGCATTATCTTAATTTCAAAAAAGTAGAGGTGCGCTATAACGATCCTTCCTATTCGTTAGAAAAGGCACCCCTGCTTCTTGCACGTCTTGATGAACTACTCGCAGAAGCCCAGACATTGAATGAGCGTTTCTCAAAGCTAAATAAAGGCTTTCTGTACGATGCTGAAATTGAGGAGCAAAATCATCTGCGTACACAGAAGTTAGAGGTATTGTACGATCGCTTGTCAAAATTAAAATAA
- a CDS encoding sodium:solute symporter family protein yields the protein MQLLDWIVLSIYFVMLLAIGLWSYFRVKNSEDFYTAGGKLPWWLSGISHHVSGYSGAVFVAYAAIAYTHGFTLYIWWAFTVGVATLIAAFFIAPRWSRLRIYAGIQSPTEYLLLRYNLTTQQLIAWTGAIIKVFDTGGKLAAIAVLLNVFSGTSITFGILLVGGISLIYITIGGLWADVWNDFGQFIVQLLAGLTMFIMVILKLDMGISGIFQMWDELPEGNATFFNDPYTINFALVMLVINFFSYSGGTWNLATRFISSSSGKTARKAALFSSCLYFVWPLILLYPMFAAPLFFENLSDPSLSYGKLVLDFLPTGLVGLVLASLFANTLSMTASDSNTVSAVISRDILPNIFPKVKKYSKKQLLVLARGTTFGFTLLTIVTALNAGLFGGVFGLIISWFAALLGPIAIPMILGLLPAFSKSNGTIALISIVGGLSSFFVFKWVAVDSFALEVGGPTLVSLIVYIFAGFISTKEVPQHVKELHTNLDKNH from the coding sequence ATGCAATTATTAGACTGGATAGTTCTGTCGATTTACTTTGTAATGCTGTTAGCAATAGGATTATGGTCATACTTTCGAGTTAAGAACTCTGAAGATTTTTATACTGCCGGTGGAAAATTGCCCTGGTGGCTTTCCGGGATTTCGCATCATGTTTCGGGCTATAGCGGTGCGGTATTTGTAGCCTATGCAGCAATTGCCTACACCCATGGTTTTACCCTTTATATATGGTGGGCTTTTACGGTAGGTGTAGCTACGCTCATAGCAGCTTTTTTTATAGCTCCCAGATGGTCACGTCTTCGTATCTATGCAGGCATTCAATCGCCTACCGAATATTTGTTATTACGTTATAATTTAACTACACAGCAACTTATAGCTTGGACCGGAGCAATCATAAAAGTTTTTGATACGGGAGGAAAACTGGCGGCTATAGCAGTACTATTAAATGTATTTAGCGGGACCTCAATCACCTTTGGGATTCTTCTTGTGGGCGGGATTTCGCTTATATACATCACTATTGGAGGACTTTGGGCAGATGTGTGGAATGATTTTGGACAATTTATTGTACAACTATTGGCAGGTCTGACGATGTTTATCATGGTCATCCTAAAACTCGACATGGGTATAAGTGGGATTTTTCAGATGTGGGATGAATTGCCGGAAGGAAATGCCACTTTCTTTAATGATCCCTATACCATTAACTTTGCTTTGGTAATGCTGGTTATCAACTTTTTCAGTTACAGTGGAGGAACCTGGAATCTTGCCACCCGTTTTATATCCTCTTCTTCTGGGAAAACTGCAAGAAAAGCCGCCCTTTTCTCATCCTGTTTGTATTTTGTTTGGCCTCTTATTTTATTATACCCCATGTTTGCGGCCCCTTTATTTTTTGAAAATCTTTCAGATCCAAGCTTATCCTATGGTAAATTGGTACTTGATTTTCTGCCTACCGGCCTGGTGGGGTTGGTGCTGGCTTCGTTATTTGCAAACACCCTATCTATGACAGCGTCAGATTCTAATACCGTTTCGGCAGTGATTAGCCGTGATATTTTACCCAATATATTTCCTAAAGTAAAAAAATACTCCAAAAAACAATTGCTGGTGCTGGCACGTGGAACCACCTTTGGATTTACCTTGCTGACTATTGTTACTGCCCTTAATGCCGGCCTTTTCGGCGGGGTTTTCGGATTGATAATTTCGTGGTTTGCGGCACTGCTAGGTCCCATAGCCATTCCTATGATTTTAGGACTGCTTCCTGCATTTAGTAAAAGTAATGGCACTATAGCCCTAATTTCAATAGTAGGCGGTTTGAGTAGTTTTTTTGTATTTAAATGGGTTGCGGTAGATTCATTCGCTTTGGAAGTGGGTGGGCCTACACTGGTCTCACTGATAGTTTACATTTTTGCAGGATTTATCAGTACCAAAGAGGTGCCGCAGCACGTTAAGGAGCTTCATACCAATCTGGATAAGAATCATTAA
- a CDS encoding N-acetylglucosamine-6-phosphate deacetylase, translated as MGIRLQGIHYKTHEIIEVEINSGYISRISPLQELQEELIIAPGLVDLQINGFKGIDFNEVNLTQQQVLTVTQELFKTGITGYFPTLITNSDAAISKTIEVLVKSCEAFPLVRNSIMGIHLEGPFLSAEEGSRGAHPLKYIKAPDWDLFCKWQEQSKGMIKLITLAPELPGADSFIKKCVASGVKVALGHTAANARQIQDAVSAGATCSTHLGNASHQFLPRHDNYIWEQLATEQLWATLIADGFHLPQAILSVFLKVKKGKSVLVSDATRFAGLPPGVYKSHIGGAVELDEAGKLCIQGNPRMLAGSAKSLLDCVNHLLELNRVKPADVFEMASLKPLELLGGGEHYELMPGSHADLIVFELKNSKTRLHKTLKGGELVYTI; from the coding sequence ATGGGAATTCGTTTACAGGGAATACATTATAAAACTCATGAGATCATTGAAGTGGAGATAAATTCCGGCTACATTTCCCGTATTAGCCCACTTCAGGAGTTACAAGAAGAATTGATTATAGCTCCAGGGCTGGTAGATTTACAAATTAACGGATTTAAAGGCATTGATTTTAATGAGGTAAATCTAACCCAGCAGCAGGTATTAACAGTAACACAAGAACTTTTTAAAACAGGGATTACCGGTTATTTTCCCACCCTGATCACCAATAGCGATGCAGCAATTAGTAAGACCATTGAAGTCCTCGTAAAAAGTTGCGAAGCCTTTCCTCTGGTAAGAAATAGTATTATGGGGATTCATCTTGAAGGACCATTTTTGTCTGCAGAAGAAGGCTCCCGTGGAGCCCATCCTTTAAAATATATTAAAGCTCCAGATTGGGATCTTTTTTGCAAATGGCAGGAGCAGTCAAAAGGAATGATCAAACTCATCACCCTTGCCCCCGAGTTACCGGGAGCTGATTCTTTTATTAAAAAATGCGTGGCATCCGGGGTGAAAGTAGCTTTGGGGCATACAGCAGCAAATGCGCGGCAGATACAGGATGCTGTTTCTGCAGGTGCCACCTGCTCAACCCATTTGGGAAATGCCTCTCATCAGTTCCTACCCAGACATGATAATTACATATGGGAACAGCTGGCAACGGAACAACTCTGGGCCACCTTAATTGCAGATGGATTTCATTTGCCTCAGGCAATTCTTTCCGTATTTCTAAAGGTCAAAAAAGGCAAAAGTGTATTAGTGAGCGATGCGACTCGATTTGCAGGATTGCCTCCAGGTGTCTATAAAAGTCATATCGGAGGAGCAGTAGAGTTAGATGAGGCCGGTAAATTATGCATTCAGGGTAACCCCAGAATGCTTGCAGGTTCTGCGAAGTCTCTACTCGATTGTGTTAACCACCTCCTTGAACTCAATAGAGTAAAACCAGCGGATGTTTTTGAGATGGCTTCTTTAAAACCACTTGAGTTGTTGGGGGGCGGGGAGCACTATGAGTTGATGCCGGGGAGTCATGCCGATCTGATTGTCTTTGAACTAAAGAATTCAAAAACAAGACTTCATAAAACTCTGAAGGGAGGAGAACTAGTCTACACTATTTAA